A section of the Labrus mixtus chromosome 15, fLabMix1.1, whole genome shotgun sequence genome encodes:
- the znf740b gene encoding zinc finger protein 740b isoform X1 has translation MTNHSNRDHMKWAGLLGCEAVLSSMALMQANNIPGQKRMMSTLGQGHRASPESHQTHSQHSNNHHGHQGHHGQAHHSHMGHPSAGSCPPLLIRKDGDYHTSRMMDGKDMQANQNMQPKKKHKKSGSSNKVKEKVELILPPLDMDDDSSLKVQKNFICDHCYGAFRSSYHLKRHILTHTGEKPYACDACDMRFIQRYHLDRHKRVHSGEKPYQCDRCHQNFSRTDRLLRHRRLCTVGMTKEESQYSQDASAHPASWSPLQPSNNRLTV, from the exons ATGACAAACCATTCCAACAGGGACCATATGAAATGG GCTGGGCTGCTGGGCTGTGAGGCGGTGCTATCCAGTATGGCTCTGATGCAAGCCAACAACATCCCAGGACAGAAGAGGATGATGTCAACTTTGGGTCAAGGGCACAGGGCCAGTCCAGAGAGCCACCAAACTCACTCGCAGCACAGCAACAACCACCATGGACACCAGGGTCACCATGGACAAGCCCACCACAGCCACATGGGTCACCCGTCAGCAGGGAGCTGTCCACCTCTG CTGATCCGAAAAGACGGGGATTATCACACATCAAGAATGATGGATGGGAAGGACATGCAGGCAAACCAGAATATGCAACCCAAGAAGAAGCACAAAAAATCAGGGTCATCCAACAAAGTCAAAGAGAAAGTGGAG CTTATACTTCCACCACTGGACATGGATGATGACAGTTCCTTGAAAGTTCAGAAGAACTTCATCTGTGACCACTGCTATGGAGCTTTCCGGAGTAGCTACCACCTCAAGCGACATATACTTACACATACAG GAGAAAAGCCGTATGCCTGCGATGCCTGTGATATGCGTTTCATTCAGCGTTACCACCTGGACAGACACAAGAGGGTGCACAGCGGAGAGAAGCCGTACCAGTGTGATCGCTGTCATCAG AACTTCTCACGGACAGACAGACTGCTGAGACACCGGCGGCTGTGTACTGTCGGGATGACTAAAGAGGAGAGCCAGTACTCACAGGATGCATCTGCCCATCCAGCTTCCTGGAGTCCCCTACAGCCCTCCAACAACCGTTTGACTGTCTGA
- the znf740b gene encoding zinc finger protein 740b isoform X2: MALMQANNIPGQKRMMSTLGQGHRASPESHQTHSQHSNNHHGHQGHHGQAHHSHMGHPSAGSCPPLLIRKDGDYHTSRMMDGKDMQANQNMQPKKKHKKSGSSNKVKEKVELILPPLDMDDDSSLKVQKNFICDHCYGAFRSSYHLKRHILTHTGEKPYACDACDMRFIQRYHLDRHKRVHSGEKPYQCDRCHQNFSRTDRLLRHRRLCTVGMTKEESQYSQDASAHPASWSPLQPSNNRLTV; encoded by the exons ATGGCTCTGATGCAAGCCAACAACATCCCAGGACAGAAGAGGATGATGTCAACTTTGGGTCAAGGGCACAGGGCCAGTCCAGAGAGCCACCAAACTCACTCGCAGCACAGCAACAACCACCATGGACACCAGGGTCACCATGGACAAGCCCACCACAGCCACATGGGTCACCCGTCAGCAGGGAGCTGTCCACCTCTG CTGATCCGAAAAGACGGGGATTATCACACATCAAGAATGATGGATGGGAAGGACATGCAGGCAAACCAGAATATGCAACCCAAGAAGAAGCACAAAAAATCAGGGTCATCCAACAAAGTCAAAGAGAAAGTGGAG CTTATACTTCCACCACTGGACATGGATGATGACAGTTCCTTGAAAGTTCAGAAGAACTTCATCTGTGACCACTGCTATGGAGCTTTCCGGAGTAGCTACCACCTCAAGCGACATATACTTACACATACAG GAGAAAAGCCGTATGCCTGCGATGCCTGTGATATGCGTTTCATTCAGCGTTACCACCTGGACAGACACAAGAGGGTGCACAGCGGAGAGAAGCCGTACCAGTGTGATCGCTGTCATCAG AACTTCTCACGGACAGACAGACTGCTGAGACACCGGCGGCTGTGTACTGTCGGGATGACTAAAGAGGAGAGCCAGTACTCACAGGATGCATCTGCCCATCCAGCTTCCTGGAGTCCCCTACAGCCCTCCAACAACCGTTTGACTGTCTGA
- the zgc:174906 gene encoding uncharacterized protein zgc:174906 produces the protein MADNPAAEIQLLKSQKVKLIDILSGDADFVLQHADSRCLLSPTGYQQVKACRVPCEKVTELLDHIILRGPEAVRGLLKLLNEPALQETFPMLSFTKDLHVDTLSSGIQETSRKRKPAPDLEDSVPSKQISNNGSSLVKEKQLLIVARAIGKSWREIGRLALDIPCVKLEQIEEDHSLHVERVIAMLRHWRNSQRNKATASHLHSLLSQEDVGLPPENIDFLLEND, from the exons ATGGCTGACAATCCAGCAGCAGAAATCCAGCTACTTAAAAGCCAGAAGGTTAAGCTAATAGATATTCTAAGTGGGGATGCAGACTTTGTCCTGCAGCATGCAGACTCCCGTTGTCTGCTGTCTCCTACCGGCTACCAGCAGGTGAAAGCCTGCCGTGTTCCTTGTGAGAAGGTGACAGAGCTGCTGGATCATATTATCCTAAGAGGACCTGAAGCTGTACGGGGTCTGCTGAAACTACTGAATGAGCCGGCACTACAGGAAACCTTTCCAATGCTAAGCTTTACTAAAGATCTGCATGTCGACACGCTGTCTTCTG GAATTCAAGAAAcatcaagaaaaagaaaaccagcTCCTGATTTAGAAGACTCTGTTCCATCCAAACAGATCAGCAACAACG GCTCCAGCTTAGTAAAGGAGAAGCAGCTGCTGATCGTGGCACGCGCAATTGGCAAATCTTGGAGGGAGATTGGCAGATTGGCGCTGGACATCCCCTGTGTGAAGCTGGAACAGATAGAAGAGGACCACTCGCTGCATGTAGAGAGAGTGATCGCCATGCTGCGTCACTGGAGAAACAGTCAAAGGAACAAAGCCACAGCTTCTCACCTGCACTCTCTGCTCAGTCAGGAAGACGTTGGTCTGCCCCCTGAGAACATTGACTTCCTTTTGGAGAATGACTGA